Proteins found in one Populus alba chromosome 14, ASM523922v2, whole genome shotgun sequence genomic segment:
- the LOC118037742 gene encoding endoglucanase 11: MAMEKKQQLQCYGAAPKPTFRFAKHWAVLLISIFPILNTGLSLDYGDALKKSLLYFESQRSGRLPYNQRVTWRHHSGLTDGLEQGVDLVGGYYDAGDHVKFGLPMAFTVTMLSWTVIEFQHQIAVAGELEHALEAIKWGTDYFIKAHTSPNVLWAEVGDGDTDHYCWQRPEDMTTSRQAYRIDENNPGSDLAGETAAAMAAASIVFKKTNPHYSHLLLHHAQQLFEFGDKYRGKYDENMGVVKSYYASVSGYKDELLWGALWLYKATDNEKYLEYVINNAHCFGGTGWAMAEFSWDVKYAGLQIMAAKLLVEEKHKEHGDTLEQYRSKAEHYLCSCLDKNNGTNVNRTPGGLLHIRQWNNMQYVSTAAFLLTVYSDFLLNSNQKLKCHGGSVDHEEILGFAKSQVDYILGSNPMNMSYLVGYGPKYPARVHHRGASIVSYRENKGFIGCTQGYDNWYGREEPNPNVLVGALVGGPDYQDNFTDQRSNYMQTEACTYNTAPLVGVFAKLLQMEGQKSHDNHNQPLVASY, encoded by the exons ATGGCCATGGAGAAAAAGCAGCAGCTCCAATGTTATGGAGCAGCTCCAAAACCCACCTTCAGATTTGCAAAACACTGGGCTGTTCTCTTGATCTCTATCTTCCCCATCTTGAATACAGGTCTTTCTCTTGACTACGGTGATGCCTTAAAAAAGAGCCTTCTTTACTTCGAATCACAACGTTCCGGTCGCTTACCCTACAACCAGAGAGTAACATGGCGTCACCATTCTGGACTCACTGATGGCTTGGAACAAGGG GTGGATTTGGTCGGAGGATATTATGATGCAGGGGACCATGTAAAATTTGGACTACCAATGGCCTTCACCGTGACAATGCTTTCATGGACTGTAATAGAATTCCAACATCAGATAGCCGTTGCCGGAGAATTGGAACACGCATTAGAAGCAATTAAATGGGGAACTGATTATTTCATCAAGGCCCATACTAGCCCGAATGTGCTATGGGCAGAG GTGGGTGACGGTGACACCGACCACTATTGCTGGCAACGGCCGGAGGACATGACCACATCACGGCAAGCTTACAGGATCGACGAGAATAATCCCGGGTCAGATCTTGCTGGAGAAACCGCGGCGGCAATGGCGGCGGCATCAATAGtgttcaagaaaacaaaccctCATTACTCTCACCTGCTCTTGCACCATGCCCAGCag TTGTTTGAGTTTGGAGACAAGTATAGAGgtaaatatgatgaaaatatgggGGTGGTGAAGAGCTACTATGCGTCGGTGAGTGGATACAAAGACGAACTGCTATGGGGAGCTCTGTGGCTGTACAAGGCCACCGACAATGAGAAGTATCTGGAGTACGTCATTAACAATGCTCATTGTTTTGGCGGCACTGGTTGGGCcatggcagaattcagctgggATGTGAAGTATGCTGGCCTTCAAATTATGGCTGCAAAG TTGCTCGTGGAAGAAAAGCACAAGGAACATGGCGACACGTTAGAACAATACCGATCAAAGGCCGAGCACTACCTATGCTCATGCCTTGACAAAAACAACGGTACCAATGTGAATCGTACTCCAGGTGGTCTTTTGCACATCCGGCAATGGAACAACATGCAGTATGTCTCAACAGCAGCATTCCTTCTCACTGTATACTCCGATTTCCTTCTAAACTCGAATCAAAAGCTCAAATGCCATGGTGGATCTGTGGATCACGAAGAGATCCTCGGTTTTGCTAAATCCCAGGTTGATTACATCCTAGGTTCTAACCCAATGAACATGAGTTATTTAGTGGGATACGGCCCTAAATACCCCGCAAGAGTGCACCATAGAGGGGCCTCAATTGTGTCATACAGAGAGAACAAGGGGTTCATTGGGTGCACCCAAGGGTACGACAACTGGTATGGCCGGGAGGAGCCTAACCCAAATGTTTTAGTCGGAGCATTGGTCGGAGGACCTGATTATCAGGATAACTTCACGGACCAGAGAAGCAATTATATGCAGACTGAGGCCTGCACATACAATACAGCGCCACTAGTTGGAGTTTTTGCCAAGTTATTACAAATGGAGGGCCAAAAGAGCCATGATAATCACAATCAGCCTTTGGTTGCTTCCTATTAA